In Cytophagia bacterium CHB2, the following proteins share a genomic window:
- a CDS encoding GAF domain-containing protein → MNTEKLEHLLDLAAILSQQTDFQEILRVTAQKAASLLNAETATIMMINPQTRNTIRTIMREGREDDSQQFHVAQTHVSGWIIKHQRPFASSDLKTDPSFAKNLFAGIPIKTALGVPLRVEGSVIGAIILINIDQQPATSIQYLEQLATIAAPYLRNAQKLQQYFAAPVPEATLLVKYEGLGLIGKSKKFIELLQAIEAAARCEVRVLLEGASGTGKELIARAIHRLSSRSERSFLAIDCGAIAANLIESELFGHVKGAFTGATTDRKGLLEEANGGTLFMDEIANLPIDMQAKFMRVLQEGEVRPVGSNKTRHVEVRLIVASSSSLRKLVDQQKFREDLFFRLHVYPIRVPSLDERQEDVPLLANHFLKKFASQQEKPAESFHESILDFIQQRHWAGNIRELENLVERLVTLAGPKMVILERDLLPQELHKEMKKIEAGQQDAGIIKPLYESLSEYEEQLLRQALAANNWNIAKTARELRIAEQTLRYKMGNLGIVRGQRA, encoded by the coding sequence ATGAACACAGAAAAACTGGAACACCTCCTTGATCTGGCTGCCATCCTCAGCCAGCAGACCGACTTTCAGGAAATCCTCCGCGTAACGGCGCAGAAGGCGGCGAGCTTGTTGAATGCGGAAACCGCGACGATCATGATGATCAATCCGCAGACGCGGAACACGATAAGGACAATCATGCGTGAAGGGCGCGAAGATGATTCGCAGCAGTTTCATGTCGCGCAAACCCATGTGAGCGGTTGGATCATCAAGCATCAGCGGCCGTTTGCCAGCTCCGACCTCAAAACCGATCCCAGCTTTGCCAAAAATCTCTTCGCCGGCATCCCGATCAAAACCGCGCTGGGCGTTCCTCTTCGTGTTGAAGGCAGCGTGATTGGCGCTATCATTCTCATAAATATCGACCAGCAACCAGCAACGAGCATCCAGTATTTAGAACAACTCGCCACCATCGCCGCGCCTTATCTGCGCAACGCACAAAAACTGCAACAGTATTTTGCCGCGCCGGTGCCGGAGGCTACGCTGCTGGTCAAATACGAGGGGCTCGGCCTGATCGGCAAGAGTAAAAAGTTCATCGAGCTTTTGCAAGCCATCGAAGCTGCGGCGCGTTGCGAAGTGCGCGTGTTGTTGGAAGGCGCCAGCGGCACCGGCAAGGAGTTGATTGCCCGCGCCATTCATCGCTTGAGCAGTCGCAGCGAGCGGTCGTTTTTGGCGATTGACTGCGGCGCGATTGCTGCGAACTTGATTGAGAGTGAGTTGTTCGGTCATGTGAAAGGCGCATTCACCGGTGCCACGACGGATCGCAAAGGCTTGCTCGAAGAGGCGAATGGCGGCACGCTGTTCATGGATGAGATTGCCAACCTGCCCATCGACATGCAAGCCAAATTCATGCGCGTGCTGCAGGAAGGCGAGGTGCGTCCGGTGGGCAGCAATAAAACCCGCCACGTTGAGGTTCGCCTCATCGTTGCCAGCAGTTCTTCTCTGCGCAAGCTGGTGGATCAACAAAAATTCCGCGAAGATTTGTTTTTCCGGCTGCACGTTTATCCCATTCGCGTTCCATCTTTGGATGAACGCCAGGAAGATGTTCCTCTGCTCGCCAATCATTTTCTCAAGAAATTTGCATCTCAACAGGAAAAGCCCGCTGAGTCATTTCATGAATCGATTTTGGATTTCATACAACAGCGCCATTGGGCGGGCAACATCCGCGAGCTGGAGAACCTCGTCGAGCGTCTCGTCACGCTGGCCGGCCCGAAGATGGTGATTTTGGAACGCGACCTCCTGCCACAAGAGCTACACAAAGAGATGAAAAAAATCGAGGCCGGACAGCAAGATGCGGGTATCATCAAACCGTTATATGAAAGTCTTTCCGAATACGAAGAGCAGCTCCTTCGGCAGGCTTTGGCTGCGAATAACTGGAACATCGCCAAAACCGCGCGCGAATTGCGCATTGCCGAGCAGACGCTGCGGTATAAAATGGGGAATTTGGGGATTGTGCGAGGGCAGAGGGCATAG